A section of the Macadamia integrifolia cultivar HAES 741 unplaced genomic scaffold, SCU_Mint_v3 scaffold520, whole genome shotgun sequence genome encodes:
- the LOC122069008 gene encoding zinc transporter 8-like, which produces MVKLQPYSYKVLQIFFSLLLLLFLPVLVSGDCTCDTEEDKGLNSKKHEALRYKLGAIASILLGGAVGVCIPVLGKKFPALRPENDIFFMIKAFAAGVILSTGFIHILPDAFDQLTSPCLNQSIWGSFPFAGFVAMVSAIGTLMVDTFANSYFQRSQSNKAKPVDSDEENGQVHVHTHATHGHSHGSSAIVSGGGESEVIRHRVISQVLELGIVVHSIIIGVSLGASVSPNVIKPLFTALTFHQFFEGMGLGGCITQANFKSRAVVVMALFFSLTTPVGIAVGIGITNVYDENSPTALIVEGVLDSAAAGILIYMSLVDLLAADFMNPKFQSNLRLQIGAHISLLLGAGCMAVLAKWA; this is translated from the exons aTGGTAAAGCTTCAACCTTATTCCTATAAGGTCTTACaaatcttcttctctcttcttcttcttctattccttCCTGTCTTAGTATCAGGTGATTGTACATGTGATACTGAAGAAGACAAGGGACTTAACAGCAAAAAACATGAGGCACTTAGGTACAAGTTAGGTGCCATAGCTTCAATTCTTTTGGGTGGTGCAGTTGGTGTTTGTATTCCTGTTCTAGGGAAGAAATTCCCGGCATTACGAccggaaaatgatattttcttcatGATCAAGGCTTTCGCCGCCGGCGTGATCCTCTCAACAGGTTTCATACATATACTACCTGATGCATTTGATCAATTAACATCTCCATGTCTCAACCAGAGCATATGGGGTAGTTTTCCTTTCGCTGGCTTTGTTGCAATGGTTTCTGCAATTGGGACTTTAATGGTAGACACTTTTGCTAATAGTTACTTCCAAAGATCACAGTCTAATAAGGCTAAACCAGTGGACTCTGATGAGGAGAATGGTCAAGTTCATGTTCATACACATGCTACACATGGCCATTCACATGGGTCATCGGCTATTGTCTCCGGCGGTGGCGAATCGGAAGTTATCAGGCATCGTGTCATATCTCAG GTTTTGGAGTTGGGGATTGTAGTTCACTCTATAATCATAGGGGTTTCATTGGGTGCTTCTGTAAGTCCTAATGTGATAAAGCCTCTATTTACAGCCCTGACTTTCCACCAGTTCTTTGAGGGCATGGGACTTGGTGGATGCATCACACAG GCAAATTTCAAAAGCAGAGCTGTTGTAGTTATGGCACTTTTCTTCTCCCTTACTACACCAGTTGGGATCGCTGTTGGAATTGGGATAACAAATGTTTACGACGAAAATAGCCCGACGGCTCTCATCGTCGAAGGGGTTCTTGATTCTGCGGCGGCTGGTATTTTGATTTATATGTCACTTGTCGATCTACTTGCAGCTGATTTTATGAATCCTAAGTTCCAAAGCAATCTGAGGCTTCAGATAGGGGCACACATATCCCTTCTCCTGGGGGCTGGTTGTATGGCTGTTTTGGCAAAATGGGCTTGA